From a single Herpetosiphon gulosus genomic region:
- a CDS encoding FAD-dependent monooxygenase, whose amino-acid sequence MLQDHAIVIGASISGLITAHMLSQHYGRVSVLERDSLPEAGDFRAGVPQGRHVHLLLIRGARELETLFPGINQELQDLGAQSVDMINDCRYYLKNGWTVPQPTELKTLSATRPLFDWAIRRRLLQNLKIQFLAQHDALNLIGNSRHIQGVQVRNRQDGSEQSLHADLVVDASGRNSKLAEWLAELGCGKVSETVLDAKLGYTSRLYAKPEGWNEWKGLFVMQQPPTVPKGAILLEVEGNRWIVTGGGVNQAKPPTDEDGFMQWLRELPSPILADLLSKSQPLSPTSGYGRTENRQRHYERMHLPAGIIALGDAVCAFNPVYGQGISTATLGAILLGNQLKQQDRGSAAWGQRFQQVLAKNNQFPWEMASGEDSRYDSSFKRPLLSKLIAPYFDQINQASLNSNVVFSEFIKTIHMIGNPNALFHPRVFIPVLLSKIRPKYSDAVPNLPLQVNV is encoded by the coding sequence ATGCTGCAAGATCATGCAATTGTGATTGGAGCCAGTATTAGCGGCCTGATTACCGCCCACATGTTGAGCCAACATTATGGCCGAGTTAGTGTGCTCGAACGCGATAGCTTGCCCGAGGCTGGTGATTTTCGGGCGGGTGTGCCGCAAGGTCGCCATGTGCATTTGCTACTGATTCGTGGTGCACGCGAGCTGGAAACGCTTTTTCCAGGCATCAACCAAGAACTGCAAGATCTTGGGGCACAATCAGTGGATATGATCAACGATTGTCGCTATTACCTCAAAAATGGCTGGACAGTGCCCCAGCCAACCGAATTGAAAACGCTCTCGGCAACTCGCCCTTTGTTTGATTGGGCAATTCGGCGGCGCTTATTGCAAAACCTTAAGATTCAGTTTTTGGCCCAACACGATGCCCTCAATCTGATCGGCAATAGTCGCCATATTCAAGGGGTGCAGGTGCGCAATCGCCAAGATGGCAGCGAACAGAGTTTGCATGCCGATTTGGTTGTCGATGCCAGTGGGCGCAATTCCAAATTGGCAGAATGGCTGGCTGAACTTGGTTGTGGCAAGGTAAGCGAAACCGTGCTCGATGCCAAACTTGGCTATACGTCGCGGCTCTATGCTAAGCCCGAAGGCTGGAATGAATGGAAAGGCCTGTTTGTGATGCAACAGCCGCCGACCGTTCCCAAAGGCGCGATTTTGCTCGAAGTTGAGGGCAATCGCTGGATTGTGACTGGCGGCGGGGTCAATCAGGCCAAGCCACCAACCGATGAAGATGGTTTTATGCAATGGCTGCGCGAATTGCCCTCGCCAATTTTGGCCGATCTGTTGAGTAAATCGCAGCCGCTTAGCCCAACCAGTGGCTATGGGCGTACCGAAAATCGCCAACGCCACTACGAGCGCATGCACCTGCCAGCAGGAATAATTGCCTTGGGCGATGCGGTTTGTGCCTTTAATCCGGTTTATGGGCAGGGGATTAGCACTGCCACCCTAGGCGCAATCTTGCTAGGTAACCAGCTCAAACAGCAAGATCGTGGCTCAGCAGCCTGGGGTCAGCGTTTTCAACAAGTTTTAGCCAAGAACAACCAATTCCCTTGGGAAATGGCGAGTGGTGAAGATTCGCGTTACGATTCATCGTTCAAACGCCCGTTGTTGAGTAAACTAATCGCACCCTATTTTGATCAAATTAATCAGGCCAGTTTGAATAGTAACGTGGTTTTTAGCGAGTTTATCAAAACAATTCATATGATCGGCAATCCAAATGCGCTATTTCATCCACGGGTGTTTATTCCCGTGCTGCTGAGCAAAATTCGGCCTAAATATTCCGATGCAGTGCCAAACTTGCCCTTGCAGGTCAACGTATAG
- a CDS encoding FAD-dependent monooxygenase → MMGHDHALVIGASISGLVTAHILSHYFAQVTIIERDSLPDSIDVRAGLPQARHLHLLLMRGARELEMLFPGIGQELVAHGAQSVDLMNDYRYLMAGGWAKPHQSTHRTISASRPLYDWVLLQRLRQNPKIRLETQTDVLGLVGDLRHVRGINTKRRDTEVEHQFLAELVVDCSGRSSKLAQWLQALGCQAVPETVIASNVGYCSRLYAKPEGWNEWKGLFVRQRPLVNPRGAILTEIEGNRWMVTCGGFNEAKPPLDEAEWLNWLKLLCSPILYELLSKAQPISPLVGFGRTENRQRHYEQLSLPAGVVALGDAVCAFNPIYGQGISNATLGAILLSQHLKEQDRASAAWGQRFQQALAKSNQFPWGIAVGEDARYNTSVKRSFGATLLRNYFDQINLASSNNPIVLNRFTPIVHMTGNPSGLLHPAMIWNVLKGRLQSATPNPTPAIPTILSASQGA, encoded by the coding sequence ATGATGGGTCACGATCATGCGCTGGTTATTGGCGCAAGCATTAGCGGTTTAGTGACCGCACACATCCTCAGCCACTATTTTGCCCAAGTAACGATTATCGAACGTGATAGTTTGCCCGACTCGATCGATGTGCGGGCTGGTTTGCCGCAAGCTCGTCACCTGCATCTGCTGTTGATGCGTGGGGCGCGTGAGCTTGAAATGCTTTTCCCTGGCATTGGACAGGAACTCGTGGCCCACGGCGCACAGTCGGTCGATTTGATGAATGATTATCGCTATTTGATGGCTGGTGGTTGGGCCAAACCGCATCAATCAACCCATCGCACAATCTCGGCTAGCCGCCCGCTCTACGATTGGGTGTTGTTGCAGCGTTTACGTCAAAACCCCAAGATTCGGCTCGAAACCCAAACCGATGTGCTTGGCTTGGTTGGGGATTTGCGTCATGTGCGGGGTATCAATACCAAACGCCGCGATACCGAAGTTGAACACCAATTTTTGGCCGAACTTGTGGTCGATTGCAGTGGGCGTTCATCTAAACTTGCTCAATGGCTGCAAGCGCTCGGTTGCCAAGCAGTGCCCGAAACCGTGATTGCCTCGAATGTGGGCTATTGCTCACGGCTCTATGCCAAACCCGAAGGCTGGAACGAATGGAAGGGCTTATTTGTGCGCCAACGACCATTGGTTAATCCACGTGGCGCGATTTTAACTGAGATCGAGGGCAATCGCTGGATGGTGACCTGTGGTGGATTCAACGAGGCCAAGCCACCACTTGATGAGGCCGAATGGCTAAATTGGCTCAAACTATTGTGTTCGCCGATTTTGTATGAATTACTGAGCAAGGCCCAGCCAATTAGCCCCTTGGTTGGTTTTGGCCGCACCGAAAATCGCCAACGCCATTATGAGCAACTTAGCCTGCCTGCGGGAGTGGTCGCGCTTGGTGATGCGGTTTGTGCCTTTAATCCAATTTATGGGCAAGGTATTAGCAACGCCACCTTGGGCGCGATTTTGCTGAGCCAGCATTTAAAAGAACAAGATCGGGCCTCGGCAGCCTGGGGTCAGCGCTTCCAACAAGCGCTCGCCAAGAGCAATCAATTTCCTTGGGGCATCGCGGTGGGCGAAGATGCCCGCTATAACACCAGCGTCAAGCGTTCGTTTGGGGCGACCCTGCTGCGCAATTATTTTGATCAAATCAATCTGGCATCAAGCAATAATCCAATCGTGCTCAACCGCTTCACGCCGATTGTGCATATGACTGGTAATCCCAGTGGCTTACTGCACCCAGCGATGATCTGGAATGTGCTCAAAGGGCGCTTACAATCAGCAACTCCCAACCCAACGCCCGCGATCCCGACCATTCTCAGCGCTAGCCAAGGAGCTTAA
- a CDS encoding FAD-dependent oxidoreductase, which produces MPPKPITIDCLIVGGGIAGCACAVHLARHGLQVVVLERPPTRPQCFGESLAPAARPLVHELGLDLDREHSICPGNLAAWGSDALYHHDFLATPYGHGWHLNRPHFEQQLRQRGLGLGVTFSSVSISYLERQSERWIMGVGEQLFQTRWLIEATGRARWLARRLGIQTQIDGPKQLGLVAMLEPQAQPWPDQRSLVEAVADGWWYVARVPQAQMASIFIGHPTATQRQKLVHAEGWWQALKCSTWAKQWLDQHQLCAQPYWVDASSSRLDRCYGNGWLAIGDAAMSYDPLAAHGITVGLTSARDAAQCLIAANQGSIAALHGYGHQIEQAWQAYRQLRQQIYAQEQRWPDRPFWQPR; this is translated from the coding sequence ATGCCGCCGAAGCCAATAACGATTGATTGTTTGATCGTTGGCGGCGGCATCGCTGGCTGCGCCTGTGCCGTGCATCTCGCACGGCATGGGTTGCAGGTGGTTGTACTCGAACGCCCGCCTACGCGGCCACAGTGCTTTGGCGAAAGTTTAGCGCCTGCCGCTCGCCCGTTGGTGCACGAGCTGGGTCTAGATCTTGATCGGGAGCATTCGATTTGCCCGGGCAATCTAGCAGCTTGGGGATCAGATGCGCTCTATCATCATGATTTTTTGGCAACGCCCTATGGCCATGGCTGGCATCTCAATCGACCGCACTTTGAGCAGCAGCTCCGCCAGCGCGGCCTTGGATTGGGCGTAACATTCAGTTCAGTGTCAATTAGCTACCTCGAACGTCAGTCTGAGCGCTGGATTATGGGGGTTGGCGAGCAATTATTTCAAACGCGCTGGCTGATTGAGGCGACTGGCCGAGCACGTTGGCTAGCGCGGCGATTGGGAATACAAACCCAGATTGATGGCCCCAAACAGCTTGGTTTGGTGGCGATGCTGGAGCCGCAAGCTCAGCCATGGCCCGATCAGCGGAGCTTGGTCGAGGCGGTAGCTGATGGTTGGTGGTATGTGGCGCGAGTGCCGCAAGCTCAAATGGCCAGCATTTTTATTGGTCACCCAACTGCCACCCAACGCCAAAAGCTTGTTCATGCCGAGGGTTGGTGGCAAGCCCTCAAATGTAGCACTTGGGCCAAACAATGGCTCGATCAACACCAGCTTTGTGCCCAACCGTATTGGGTCGATGCTAGCAGTAGCCGCTTAGATCGCTGCTATGGCAATGGTTGGCTGGCGATCGGCGACGCGGCCATGAGCTATGATCCGCTGGCGGCCCATGGAATTACGGTGGGATTAACCAGCGCCCGCGATGCCGCTCAATGTTTAATCGCTGCCAACCAAGGCTCAATTGCCGCGCTGCATGGCTATGGACATCAGATTGAGCAGGCTTGGCAAGCTTATCGCCAGCTTCGCCAGCAGATTTATGCCCAAGAACAGCGCTGGCCTGATCGCCCATTTTGGCAACCACGCTAG
- a CDS encoding LodA/GoxA family CTQ-dependent oxidase, with product MACAEIVSVAIYPPVGFARVGNSPNEFFYGPEVLGAPQVDPDLFRDPSGAIKRQAARFRVYGLNSAGEVICELNQTNPDLQEIVWTAQLANQKAAWYEFIQALDIPASADGKIVSKRRNADVTKRDQLTIDGGTRSICGLNVNPQGAEAIYAFDQGTFFGKQVYLGELRTDEQGNLIVLGGRGHSASAHGKPLTTFADNDDWHDDTADGPIEAVVKLSDGRVLQATHAWVIVAPPDYAPGTNSIMTGYDLLFEVAMQLDPTLAPAKPRFSSEIYPLLSRFSQLQWVNAGFARSFGWGSPSDFNNPELIAHLGDPSAASEPLRQAVLAQMRSPSNPYIDPEGLPLFYGDAITLNTKTTDPQEWQAILPSQYRWLEQWANGDFIADGLPVVRSWEQLDPAEQAYNLTRAALDATLGGPFHPGCEFTWPLRHASMYVAPFRLKRRTSPEPDWGDTLDAATALAPNGMLYASDAGAITRWMAVPWQTDTSSCLSAYMGYAGTYLPTFWPARVPNDVLSQESYQIIMNPDATPEERAQAFAPTTRRKWLRGMVYTESIPPGHIPTVPAITKFTNEWDTVGIIIAQTGPEHSASFPQTLWVETGRKVETEAPQLTRSLAAEPDTDLVDSDLNWPQQRLKRGRKNAAEANND from the coding sequence CTTGAATTCCGCAGGTGAGGTGATTTGCGAGTTAAACCAAACCAATCCTGATCTGCAAGAAATTGTCTGGACGGCGCAGCTCGCCAATCAAAAAGCCGCGTGGTACGAATTTATCCAAGCGCTGGATATTCCGGCCTCGGCCGATGGCAAAATTGTCAGCAAGCGCCGCAATGCTGATGTAACCAAGCGCGATCAATTGACAATCGACGGTGGCACACGCAGTATTTGTGGCCTAAATGTCAACCCTCAGGGAGCAGAGGCGATCTATGCCTTTGATCAGGGCACATTCTTTGGCAAGCAAGTTTATTTGGGCGAATTGCGCACCGATGAACAGGGCAATTTGATTGTGCTGGGCGGACGTGGTCACTCAGCTTCAGCCCATGGTAAGCCCTTAACCACCTTTGCCGATAACGATGATTGGCACGACGATACTGCCGATGGCCCGATTGAGGCCGTGGTCAAATTGAGTGATGGCCGCGTTTTACAGGCAACTCATGCTTGGGTGATTGTTGCGCCACCTGATTATGCCCCAGGCACAAATTCGATTATGACAGGCTACGATTTGCTATTTGAAGTGGCGATGCAGCTTGATCCGACGCTTGCACCAGCCAAGCCACGTTTTAGCAGCGAAATTTATCCCCTGCTCTCACGCTTTAGTCAGTTGCAATGGGTTAACGCTGGGTTTGCCCGTAGTTTTGGTTGGGGCAGCCCCAGTGATTTCAATAATCCCGAGTTGATCGCCCACTTGGGCGATCCTAGTGCTGCTAGCGAACCATTGCGCCAAGCTGTTTTAGCTCAAATGCGCAGTCCCAGTAATCCCTATATCGATCCCGAAGGCCTGCCATTGTTTTATGGCGATGCGATTACGCTCAACACCAAAACCACCGATCCGCAGGAGTGGCAAGCAATTCTGCCAAGCCAATATCGTTGGCTCGAGCAATGGGCCAATGGCGATTTTATTGCCGATGGTTTGCCCGTGGTCAGGTCGTGGGAGCAGCTTGATCCGGCTGAACAGGCCTACAATCTCACGCGGGCAGCGCTTGATGCAACCTTGGGCGGCCCGTTTCACCCCGGCTGCGAATTCACTTGGCCGTTACGTCATGCTTCGATGTATGTAGCGCCATTTCGGCTCAAACGTCGCACCAGCCCTGAGCCAGATTGGGGCGATACGCTTGATGCGGCTACTGCCTTAGCTCCCAATGGGATGTTGTATGCCAGCGATGCTGGGGCGATCACCCGTTGGATGGCCGTGCCTTGGCAAACCGATACTTCAAGCTGTCTCTCAGCCTATATGGGCTATGCCGGAACCTATTTGCCCACTTTTTGGCCTGCTCGTGTGCCCAACGATGTGCTTAGCCAAGAGAGCTACCAGATTATTATGAACCCTGATGCTACGCCTGAAGAGCGTGCCCAAGCCTTCGCGCCGACTACCCGCCGCAAGTGGCTGCGCGGGATGGTCTACACTGAGAGCATTCCACCAGGCCATATTCCAACCGTGCCGGCAATTACTAAATTTACCAACGAATGGGATACCGTGGGCATTATCATCGCCCAAACTGGGCCTGAACATAGCGCCAGTTTTCCACAAACGCTCTGGGTTGAAACAGGTCGCAAGGTTGAAACCGAGGCTCCCCAATTAACCCGTAGTCTAGCCGCCGAGCCAGATACCGATCTGGTTGATAGCGACCTCAATTGGCCACAACAACGCCTCAAGCGAGGACGCAAAAATGCCGCCGAAGCCAATAACGATTGA